The window CGATATCAGCGAGAACTTTTCTGTCGAATTGTAATCCTGATTTAATCACTGCGCCCATGAATTTAGAATAACTAACACCATTAATTTTTGCCGCAGCAGAAATTCTCGCAATCCAGAGTGTTCTGAACTCGCGTTTCTTCTGTTTACGATCGCGATACGCATAAGCTAATCCACGGTCATTCCGTTCTTTCGCGTAGC of the Bdellovibrionales bacterium genome contains:
- the rplT gene encoding 50S ribosomal protein L20, with the translated sequence MRVKGGKVSRRRRKKVLERASGYYSSGSRLFSYAKERNDRGLAYAYRDRKQKKREFRTLWIARISAAAKINGVSYSKFMGAVIKSGLQFDRKVLADIALFEPKAFAAIVQQVMPKA